The stretch of DNA ATGAGCGGAGCCGCGCGGGGATCTTCCTCGCCTTCCAGTATCCGGCGGAGATCCCGGGCGTCTCGATCGCCAATTTTCTGCGCACCGCCGTGAATTCGCGGCTGGGCGAGGGCGAGGAGATGGACGTGTTCGGGTTCCAGCGCACGCTCACGGAGAAGATGGAGATGCTGAAGATGGATCCGGGTTTCGCGACCCGGTATGTGAACGACGGCTTCTCCGGCGGCGAGAAGAAGCGCAACGAGATCCTGCAGATGGCCGTGCTTCGGCCGGCGCTCGGAGTTCTGGACGAGACGGACAGCGGACTCGACATCGACGCGCTCAAGGTCGTGGCCCGCGGAGTGAACCGCCTCTCGGAAGCCGACGAGGCGCTCGGCGTGCTGCTCATCACGCACTACAAGCGGATCCTCAACTACATCCAGCCGGACGTCGTGCACGTGATGATGGCCGGCCGCATCGCGGAAAGCGGCGGCGCCTCGCTTGCCGACAAGCTGGAAGCCGAGGGGTACGACTGGCTGCATCAGGCCGCGGCGGCCGTCTGACTCCGTAAGGGAAGGTGGAAGAACCATGCCTCAGAACGAGACCATCGCCGGGCTCGGGCTCGACGAGTACAAGTACGGCTTCGTCACGGAGGACAAGCCCGTCTTCAAGGCCGTCCCCGGCCTCTCCAGCGACATCGTCCGACAGATCTCGCATCACAAGGAGGAGCCGGACTGGATGCTCGAGTTCCGACTGAAGGCGCTCGACGTCTACTACTCCAAGCCGATGCCGAAGTGGGGCGGGGATCTCTCGAAGCTCGAGGACACGCTCGACGAGATCTACTTCTACCTCAAGCCGCAGGACCAGATGGAGCGGTCCTGGGACGATGTCCCGCAGGAGATCAAGGACACGTTCGAGAAGCTCGGGATCCCCGAGGCGGAGCGTAAGGCGCTCGCCGGAGTCGGAGCCCAGTACGAGTCCGAGATGGTCTACCACTCCCTGAAGGAACAGTGGGAGGAGCAGGGCGTGATCTTCGAGTCGATCGAGGATGGACTCGCGAAGCACCCGGAGCTGTTCCGGCAGTACTTCTCGACCGTCGTTCCGACGCACGACAACAAGTTCGCGGCGCTCAACTCGGCCGTGTGGTCGGGCGGATCGTTCGTCTACATCCCGAAGGGGGTGAAGGTGGAGATTCCGCTCCAGGCCTACTTCCGGGTCAACGCGGAGCGCATGGGCCAGTTCGAGCGCACCCTCATCATCTGCGAGGAGGGGGCCGAGGCCCACTACATCGAGGGCTGCACGGCGCCGGTCTACTCGACGGACTCGTTCCACTCCGGCGTCATCGAGATCGTGGTCAAG from Candidatus Palauibacter scopulicola encodes:
- the sufB gene encoding Fe-S cluster assembly protein SufB, which translates into the protein MPQNETIAGLGLDEYKYGFVTEDKPVFKAVPGLSSDIVRQISHHKEEPDWMLEFRLKALDVYYSKPMPKWGGDLSKLEDTLDEIYFYLKPQDQMERSWDDVPQEIKDTFEKLGIPEAERKALAGVGAQYESEMVYHSLKEQWEEQGVIFESIEDGLAKHPELFRQYFSTVVPTHDNKFAALNSAVWSGGSFVYIPKGVKVEIPLQAYFRVNAERMGQFERTLIICEEGAEAHYIEGCTAPVYSTDSFHSGVIEIVVKKGARFRYTTIQNWSNNMYNLVTQRALVHEDAKMEWLDGNLGSKLTMKYPSCFLVGERAHGEILSIAYAGDGQHQDTGGKVIHAAPNTTSQITSKSISKGLGRSSYRGLCKVYDGAEGAKSNVECDALLLDEQSRTDTYPYIEIDENTASIGHEATVSKVGDEQLFYLMSRGLDEAEAMAMIVRGFIEPVAKELPLEYAIELNRLIELEMEGSVG
- the sufC gene encoding Fe-S cluster assembly ATPase SufC, translating into MSEPLLSIRGLRAKVEGEDGEILRGVDLDLERGEVHALMGPNGSGKSTLAKVIAGHPAYEVTAGEILFEGEDVLELEPDERSRAGIFLAFQYPAEIPGVSIANFLRTAVNSRLGEGEEMDVFGFQRTLTEKMEMLKMDPGFATRYVNDGFSGGEKKRNEILQMAVLRPALGVLDETDSGLDIDALKVVARGVNRLSEADEALGVLLITHYKRILNYIQPDVVHVMMAGRIAESGGASLADKLEAEGYDWLHQAAAAV